Proteins encoded by one window of Cystobacter ferrugineus:
- a CDS encoding FG-GAP-like repeat-containing protein yields the protein MKNRLLAVTVPYSLALLAGLVGGPVLADAPPNPSASVDTYYGAFSSAEPISVPAFHGLEPSLRLVYSSAGGSGAAGVGWGLEGFSTIGRASSTKGTPGYGGGDLFLLDGQDLVPCPAGSSSPSCTTGGTHATRIESYQRIKYDAAANTWTVWRKDGTRLAYAPLFAAYQAGALLGTYRWGVSSVTDTTGNTVNYGWWCDGSPAQECYPDNVSYNGTLVRLYREARPDPVTYAMGVSALGVTRYRLKTVDVTTSGRRVRAYQLTYTPSASSGRSLLQRVQQFGSDATLDGAGTVTGGSALPAMTLEYQTSPGALTSATWGTDADGLAFDANNHLVTGDFNGDGKTDLAHTRPGWNGWKMRLSTGNGFTSTLWGTDADGLAFDANNHFVTGDFNGDGKTDLAHTRPGWNGWKVRLSTGNGFTSTLWGTAMDYLATDAHSHVVTGDFNGDGRTDIAYTRPGWNAWKVCLSTGNGFTSANWGTDADMLAFDAYNHVVTGDFNGDGRTDIAYTRPGWNAWRVRLSTGNGFTSTLWGTAMDYLATDAYSRVVTGDFNGDGKTDIAYTRPGWNAWKVCLSTGNGFASANWGTDADGLVLDNDNRVVTGDFNGDGRTDIAYTRPRWNSWRARLSTGNGFISTLWGTDADSLVQDAYNYVTSGDFDGDGKTDLAFTRPQWNSWKTRRSSGPIPDLLSALRNGLGGTTRVQYSPSSAWSNTFLPEGLILQTTSAITQEDGRGNASTTRYQYQGGLWSSSERRFLGFRKVTSVLDSAGNYTETYYHQHVGCISKPEVTYYRNASGDIYKYSTFGYAESASAPFTSLMTDRWEYECNLSASCRRTLLQIGYDQFGNGIRTHEYGDYDVSGDERTSLRGFFVSTGAYIVGLPAYENIYAGIGTGGTLLKQTLNEYDGTGTYATSPIRGLVTRQRAWNNQTGGYVNRSFDYDAWGNLVSETDERGYTRTVEYDPTYHVHETKRCNALGQCSTKAWVSGLDLVASETDMNGNVTLSTHDALGRPVRTVLPDGSTETFAYLDWGNPSAQRIRRTVSDGTADGLWMEVYEDGLGRQYKTVKEGGFVQETLYNDGSSRVWKKSSMYGPGETPRYQVFSFDGLGRLRTITNPDGTSGQRVYGNGHVISYDELGREKVTWTDAYGQTTQVREKNGSAYQYTTYAYDLLGNLVRVTDAAGNATTVTWDSLGRKLVGCDPDTGCSSFTYDEAGHILTYKDAKGQVTRFTHDALGRRLTKTLADGKQVRWSYDEAGRGASKGMLTSVVDTSGSESRAYDSAGRVMAVTKCVVSTCYTTYQGYDTAGRLASVRYPDGETVKYGYDAAGRLGSVSGYVNAFTYNGRGQLLSAAYANGTTARFNYADARQWMTDSSVTGPSGTLYQASYGYDAGGRVTSMSSSTNPLSNLGYAYDALNRLTNVTGKQSQSFTYDALGNLTWNSQLGGYAYGDTNHRHAVTAAGATAFSYDANGNMVSGGGRTLEWDADNRLARVTTFSGTTTFLYDANGQRVLKNSPSGTTLYFGPLMELRPTGLTKYYYAGPLLVAKRDTSGASWFHQDHLGSVRALTNQSGQKVASYDYAAFGATLASSSSVDNSRGYGGHESDETGLVYMNARYYDPMLGRFISPDALVPSSGNPQALNRYAYVYNNPISNTDPTGHVPVVAAIATAASVGMATGFAGTAFVMSVVGAATMTAGYVLKDPMLMSIGGVLLGASSAYTFGAGFLGDKLTSQAAWVGGSMSALTSPISPLDPQLKQALGMAYTAQSLFHEFEHMDENIRKGADRMRDKLTDQDRATILAQKEGKLSNLSKESQSLINNPDNWKSWQRQYGEAMERMTKGALSAGEAIALNPSGGLVGPGDGWMTQVLEVTTGWIPGVKAHGVLHDAGGFLAGKEGFGVGPGYLYLGHNFFGMSKTLPIAGQVEGIAGTGGGSVAALFPRLF from the coding sequence GTGAAGAACCGTCTTCTTGCTGTGACGGTCCCCTACTCGCTCGCGCTATTGGCCGGGCTCGTGGGTGGGCCGGTGCTGGCGGATGCGCCCCCAAACCCATCGGCGTCAGTGGACACGTATTACGGAGCGTTCTCCTCCGCGGAGCCGATCTCCGTCCCCGCCTTCCACGGACTGGAGCCCTCGCTCCGGCTCGTCTATAGCTCGGCGGGTGGGAGCGGCGCCGCGGGGGTCGGCTGGGGCCTGGAGGGCTTCTCCACCATCGGACGGGCCAGTTCCACCAAGGGGACGCCGGGTTATGGCGGAGGCGACCTCTTCCTGCTGGACGGGCAGGACCTGGTCCCGTGTCCCGCGGGCAGCTCCAGCCCGAGCTGCACCACGGGCGGCACCCACGCCACCCGCATCGAGAGCTATCAGCGCATCAAATATGACGCCGCGGCCAACACCTGGACGGTGTGGCGCAAGGACGGCACCCGCCTGGCCTACGCGCCGCTCTTCGCGGCGTACCAGGCAGGCGCCTTGCTGGGCACCTACCGCTGGGGGGTGAGCAGCGTGACGGACACGACCGGAAACACCGTCAACTATGGCTGGTGGTGTGACGGCAGCCCGGCGCAGGAGTGCTACCCGGACAACGTCAGCTACAACGGCACGCTCGTGAGGCTGTACCGCGAGGCGCGGCCGGATCCGGTCACCTATGCCATGGGCGTCAGCGCGCTGGGCGTCACCCGCTACCGGCTCAAGACAGTGGACGTGACGACGAGTGGCCGCCGGGTCCGGGCCTACCAGCTCACGTACACCCCGAGCGCCAGTTCCGGGCGCTCGCTGCTGCAGCGCGTGCAGCAGTTCGGCAGTGACGCCACGCTGGATGGCGCTGGCACCGTGACGGGCGGCTCGGCCCTGCCCGCAATGACTCTCGAGTACCAGACCAGCCCGGGCGCCCTCACCTCCGCCACCTGGGGCACGGATGCGGACGGGCTGGCGTTCGATGCCAACAACCACCTCGTCACCGGGGACTTCAACGGGGATGGCAAGACGGACCTCGCCCACACCCGCCCGGGTTGGAATGGCTGGAAGATGCGCCTGTCCACGGGCAATGGCTTCACCAGCACCCTCTGGGGCACGGACGCGGACGGGCTGGCGTTCGATGCCAACAACCACTTCGTCACCGGGGACTTCAACGGGGATGGCAAGACGGACCTCGCCCACACCCGCCCGGGTTGGAATGGCTGGAAGGTGCGCCTGTCCACGGGCAATGGCTTCACCAGCACCCTCTGGGGCACGGCCATGGACTACCTGGCGACCGATGCCCACAGCCATGTGGTCACCGGGGACTTCAACGGGGATGGCAGGACGGACATCGCCTACACCCGCCCGGGTTGGAATGCCTGGAAGGTGTGCCTGTCCACGGGCAATGGCTTCACCAGCGCCAACTGGGGCACGGATGCGGACATGCTGGCGTTCGATGCCTACAACCACGTGGTCACCGGGGACTTCAACGGGGATGGCAGGACGGACATCGCCTACACCCGCCCGGGTTGGAATGCCTGGAGGGTGCGCCTGTCCACGGGCAATGGCTTCACCAGCACCCTCTGGGGCACGGCCATGGACTACCTGGCGACCGATGCCTACAGCCGTGTGGTCACCGGGGACTTCAACGGGGATGGCAAGACGGACATCGCCTACACCCGCCCGGGTTGGAATGCCTGGAAGGTGTGCCTGTCCACGGGCAATGGCTTCGCCAGCGCCAACTGGGGCACGGATGCGGACGGGCTGGTGTTGGATAACGACAACCGCGTGGTCACCGGGGACTTCAACGGGGATGGCAGGACGGACATCGCCTACACCCGCCCCCGCTGGAATTCCTGGAGGGCGCGCCTGTCCACGGGCAATGGCTTCATCAGCACCCTCTGGGGCACGGATGCGGACTCCCTGGTGCAGGATGCCTACAACTACGTCACCTCCGGGGACTTCGACGGAGATGGCAAGACGGACCTCGCCTTCACCCGGCCGCAGTGGAATAGCTGGAAGACACGCCGCTCCAGTGGCCCCATACCGGACCTGCTGAGCGCGCTGCGCAACGGCCTGGGCGGGACGACCCGCGTGCAGTACAGCCCCTCGAGCGCCTGGTCCAACACCTTCCTCCCCGAGGGCCTCATCCTGCAGACGACCTCGGCCATCACGCAGGAGGATGGCCGCGGCAACGCCTCCACCACCCGCTACCAGTACCAGGGCGGCCTGTGGTCCAGCAGCGAGCGGAGATTCCTGGGCTTCCGCAAGGTGACGTCGGTGCTGGACTCGGCGGGCAACTACACGGAGACGTACTACCACCAGCACGTGGGGTGCATCAGCAAGCCCGAGGTCACCTACTACCGCAATGCCTCGGGCGACATCTACAAGTACTCCACCTTCGGGTACGCGGAGAGCGCCTCGGCGCCCTTCACCTCGCTGATGACGGATCGCTGGGAGTACGAGTGCAACCTCTCCGCCTCGTGCCGCAGGACGCTGCTGCAGATTGGCTATGACCAGTTCGGCAATGGCATCCGCACCCACGAGTACGGGGACTACGACGTCTCCGGGGACGAGCGCACCTCGCTGAGAGGGTTCTTCGTCAGCACGGGGGCGTACATCGTGGGCCTGCCGGCGTACGAGAACATCTACGCGGGAATCGGAACGGGCGGCACGCTGCTGAAGCAGACGCTGAACGAGTACGACGGCACCGGCACGTACGCGACGTCGCCCATCCGCGGGCTGGTGACGCGCCAGCGCGCCTGGAACAACCAGACGGGCGGCTATGTCAACCGGAGCTTCGACTACGACGCGTGGGGCAACCTCGTCAGCGAGACGGACGAGCGGGGCTACACCCGCACCGTGGAGTACGACCCCACCTACCACGTGCACGAGACGAAGCGTTGCAACGCGTTGGGGCAGTGCTCGACGAAGGCGTGGGTGAGCGGGTTGGACCTGGTGGCGTCCGAGACGGACATGAACGGGAACGTCACGCTGTCCACGCACGATGCGCTGGGAAGGCCGGTGCGGACGGTGCTGCCGGACGGGAGCACGGAGACGTTCGCGTACCTGGATTGGGGCAACCCGTCGGCCCAGCGCATCCGCCGGACGGTGTCGGACGGGACGGCGGACGGGCTGTGGATGGAGGTGTACGAGGACGGGCTGGGCCGGCAATACAAGACGGTGAAGGAGGGGGGCTTCGTCCAGGAGACGCTCTACAACGACGGCTCCTCGAGGGTGTGGAAGAAGTCCTCAATGTACGGGCCGGGAGAGACGCCGCGCTACCAGGTGTTCTCCTTCGACGGGCTGGGGAGGCTGCGCACCATCACCAACCCGGATGGGACGAGTGGCCAGCGGGTGTATGGCAACGGGCACGTCATCAGCTACGACGAGCTGGGCCGGGAGAAGGTGACGTGGACGGACGCCTACGGCCAGACGACACAGGTGCGGGAGAAGAACGGCAGCGCGTACCAATACACGACGTATGCGTATGACCTGCTGGGCAACCTGGTGCGGGTGACGGACGCGGCGGGGAACGCCACCACGGTGACGTGGGACTCCCTGGGGCGCAAGCTGGTGGGGTGCGACCCGGACACGGGGTGCAGCAGCTTCACGTACGACGAGGCGGGCCACATCCTCACGTACAAGGATGCGAAGGGCCAGGTGACCCGCTTCACCCATGACGCGCTGGGCAGACGGCTCACCAAGACGCTGGCGGACGGAAAGCAGGTGCGCTGGTCGTATGACGAGGCGGGGCGTGGCGCGAGCAAGGGGATGCTGACGAGCGTGGTGGACACCTCGGGCAGTGAGTCGCGTGCCTACGACAGCGCCGGACGGGTGATGGCCGTGACGAAGTGCGTGGTCAGCACCTGCTACACCACCTACCAGGGTTACGACACGGCGGGGCGCCTGGCCTCGGTGCGCTACCCGGACGGCGAGACGGTGAAGTATGGCTATGATGCCGCCGGACGGCTCGGTAGCGTGAGCGGCTACGTCAACGCCTTCACCTACAACGGCCGGGGACAGTTGCTGTCCGCGGCCTACGCCAACGGGACCACGGCGCGCTTCAACTACGCGGACGCGCGACAGTGGATGACGGACTCCTCCGTCACGGGCCCCTCGGGCACGCTGTATCAGGCCAGCTACGGCTACGACGCGGGCGGTCGGGTGACGTCCATGTCCTCGTCCACCAACCCCTTGTCCAACCTGGGCTATGCCTATGACGCCCTCAACCGGCTCACCAACGTCACGGGCAAACAGTCGCAGTCCTTCACCTACGACGCGCTGGGCAACCTCACCTGGAACTCCCAGCTCGGCGGCTATGCCTACGGCGATACCAACCACCGCCACGCCGTCACGGCCGCGGGCGCCACGGCCTTCTCCTACGATGCCAACGGCAACATGGTGTCCGGAGGCGGGCGCACGTTGGAATGGGACGCGGACAACCGGCTGGCCCGAGTCACCACGTTCAGCGGCACCACCACCTTCCTTTATGACGCCAACGGCCAGCGCGTGCTCAAGAACTCCCCTTCGGGCACCACGCTCTACTTCGGTCCCCTGATGGAGCTGAGGCCCACCGGCCTCACCAAGTACTACTACGCGGGCCCGTTGCTGGTGGCCAAACGAGACACCTCCGGGGCCTCCTGGTTCCACCAGGACCACCTGGGCTCGGTGCGTGCGCTCACCAACCAGTCCGGACAGAAGGTGGCCAGCTACGACTACGCGGCCTTCGGAGCCACGCTGGCCTCCAGCTCCTCCGTCGACAACAGCCGGGGCTACGGCGGTCACGAGAGCGACGAGACGGGCCTCGTCTACATGAACGCCCGCTACTACGATCCCATGCTGGGCCGCTTCATCTCGCCGGACGCGCTGGTGCCGTCCTCGGGCAACCCGCAGGCGCTCAACCGCTACGCCTACGTCTACAACAACCCCATCTCCAACACGGACCCCACCGGCCACGTGCCCGTGGTGGCCGCCATCGCCACCGCCGCCAGCGTCGGCATGGCCACCGGCTTCGCCGGCACCGCCTTCGTCATGTCCGTGGTGGGGGCCGCCACCATGACGGCCGGCTACGTCCTCAAGGATCCGATGCTGATGAGCATCGGCGGCGTCCTCCTGGGCGCCTCGTCCGCCTACACCTTCGGCGCGGGCTTCCTCGGCGACAAGCTCACGTCACAGGCCGCCTGGGTGGGAGGCTCCATGTCGGCGCTCACCTCCCCCATCAGCCCGTTGGACCCGCAGCTCAAGCAGGCCCTGGGCATGGCGTACACGGCACAGAGTCTGTTCCACGAGTTCGAACACATGGACGAGAACATCCGCAAGGGAGCGGACCGGATGAGAGACAAGCTGACGGACCAGGACAGGGCCACCATCCTGGCGCAGAAGGAAGGGAAGCTGAGCAATCTCTCGAAGGAGAGTCAGTCGCTCATCAACAACCCGGACAACTGGAAGTCCTGGCAGCGCCAGTACGGGGAGGCGATGGAGCGGATGACGAAGGGGGCGTTGTCGGCGGGAGAGGCCATCGCGCTCAACCCGAGCGGAGGACTGGTGGGACCGGGAGACGGATGGATGACGCAGGTGCTGGAGGTGACCACCGGGTGGATTCCGGGGGTGAAGGCCCACGGCGTGCTGCATGACGCGGGGGGCTTCCTGGCGGGCAAGGAGGGCTTTGGCGTGGGCCCCGGCTACCTGTACCTGGGCCACAACTTCTTCGGCATGTCGAAGACGTTACCCATCGCCGGCCAGGTGGAGGGCATCGCGGGCACCGGCGGCGGTTCCGTCGCCGCGCTCTTCCCCCGCTTGTTCTGA